A single region of the Gemella sp. zg-570 genome encodes:
- the mutL gene encoding DNA mismatch repair endonuclease MutL: MSKINILSAELSNKISAGEVVERPASVVKELLENSIDAGSTNIKIIIKEFGIEEIRIIDNGSGISNNDMEKAFMRHATSKIRTDYDLFHIETLGFRGEALASIASVSNIDIKSCASDEQGKRLILEGGKIVKTEYYALIQGTDISVKNLFYNTPARLKYLRNSYTEQANIMNVVNKLALSYPNIAFEVIVDDKILLKTYGDNNIHKIISKIYSLTVAKNMLKFKATSDDYKIDGYVSKPEETRANKNYINIFINGRYIKNYAIQNAITDAYGTFLMKNRFPIAVININMNPILLDVNVHPTKQEIRLSKEYELISLIKDAISERLSENTYIPDGINNVLRNKSKDYSKQLDFSNDLDKEFVAKDSPYLDSIINNISYNQRISDKNVEINTEDKFDNFTDQSYKNYNINFEENTLKVEEKIEDRYLSNIEEKNSKYTKINLPQLSVLVQIFKTYILAQAGENLYLIDQHAAQERYNFEKFQKIFSESKNISKQLLIPITFNFSVEEVANIKNISEKLNSLGLVIEEFGNNSYIVREYPTWIENDAEHIIRSIIDKVSSDKNIDILKLRHDAIAMASCKASIKANQYLTHLEMEKVISDLYSCKNPFTCPHGRPIISKLTKKDLEKMFKRIV, encoded by the coding sequence ATGAGCAAAATAAATATTTTATCAGCTGAACTTTCCAATAAAATATCAGCAGGAGAAGTTGTTGAAAGACCTGCCTCAGTTGTCAAAGAATTACTAGAAAATTCTATTGATGCTGGGAGTACAAACATAAAAATTATAATAAAAGAATTTGGAATAGAAGAAATAAGAATTATTGATAACGGTAGTGGCATTAGTAATAATGACATGGAAAAAGCATTTATGCGGCATGCAACAAGTAAAATACGTACAGATTATGATTTATTCCACATAGAAACTTTGGGTTTTAGGGGAGAAGCATTAGCAAGTATTGCCTCTGTTAGTAATATTGATATAAAAAGTTGTGCTTCTGATGAACAAGGTAAGCGTCTTATACTAGAAGGTGGTAAAATTGTAAAAACAGAATATTATGCCCTTATACAAGGAACAGATATTAGCGTGAAAAATTTATTTTATAATACTCCAGCTAGATTAAAATATTTACGTAATTCTTATACAGAACAAGCAAATATAATGAATGTAGTTAATAAGCTAGCTCTATCTTATCCTAATATAGCTTTTGAAGTAATAGTTGATGATAAAATATTGTTAAAAACATACGGAGATAATAATATTCATAAAATTATTTCTAAAATATATAGTCTTACTGTTGCAAAAAATATGCTTAAATTTAAGGCAACAAGTGATGACTATAAAATAGATGGCTATGTGTCAAAACCAGAGGAAACTAGGGCGAATAAAAATTATATAAATATTTTTATTAATGGTAGATATATTAAAAATTATGCTATTCAAAATGCTATAACAGATGCCTACGGAACATTTTTGATGAAAAACAGGTTTCCTATTGCAGTTATAAATATAAATATGAATCCTATTCTCTTAGATGTTAATGTTCACCCAACAAAACAAGAGATTAGACTTTCAAAAGAATATGAATTAATTTCACTAATAAAAGATGCTATATCAGAAAGATTATCAGAAAACACCTATATACCAGATGGAATTAATAATGTTTTGCGTAATAAAAGTAAAGATTATTCTAAGCAACTAGATTTTTCAAATGATTTGGATAAAGAATTTGTTGCCAAAGATAGTCCTTATTTAGATTCAATAATTAATAATATTTCTTACAATCAAAGGATAAGTGATAAAAATGTAGAAATAAATACAGAAGATAAATTTGATAATTTTACAGACCAATCTTATAAAAATTATAATATTAATTTTGAAGAAAATACTCTAAAGGTAGAAGAAAAAATTGAGGACAGATATTTAAGCAATATTGAGGAAAAAAATTCTAAATATACTAAAATAAATTTACCTCAATTATCAGTTTTAGTACAAATATTTAAAACTTATATATTGGCACAAGCTGGAGAGAATTTGTATTTAATAGACCAGCACGCAGCACAGGAACGTTACAATTTTGAGAAATTTCAAAAAATATTTTCAGAATCAAAAAATATTTCCAAACAATTATTAATACCTATAACTTTTAATTTTTCAGTCGAAGAAGTGGCAAATATAAAAAATATATCTGAAAAATTAAATAGCTTAGGTCTTGTTATTGAAGAATTTGGTAATAATTCTTATATAGTTAGAGAATATCCGACTTGGATAGAAAATGACGCAGAGCATATCATAAGAAGTATTATTGACAAAGTCTCTTCTGATAAAAATATTGATATATTAAAACTTAGACATGATGCCATAGCAATGGCTAGTTGTAAAGCTTCTATAAAAGCTAATCAATATTTAACACATTTAGAAATGGAAAAAGTAATTTCAGATTTATATTCTTGTAAAAATCCATTTACTTGTCCTCATGGCAGACCGATAATAAGTAAACTTACAAAAAAAGATTTAGAAAAAATGTTTAAAAGAATAGTTTAA
- the mutS gene encoding DNA mismatch repair protein MutS, giving the protein MIFLKYTPMIEQYLKIKENYKDTFLFYRLGDFYEMFFDDAIEASKILEITLTGRDAGVESKIPMCGVPFHSASNYIDVLVNNGHKVAICEQVSQAGQGKIVERKVVQVITPGTYMNYKNLDENNYIGCVYFFDNKYYLVFIDIMTGDSRGTVLNNIDDLLDEILKNNIKEILNINIENLTLRNLYITRINLDKDLHFSKTELISDNYLKISANNLLKYIEETQNMNVDNIKDFEVYFKNNYVYMTNYSIKNLEVTRNMANGSKKGSLLSVIDRTKTATGARKIKKWLENPLINLEEIINRQNIITDFIENYFERMEIQNFLKKVYDLERIATKISYNIVSPKDLVNLKTTLEKIPEIKNILSSIKSDNITRLNNKIFELDNLKEYLQKAISDNAGQTVKSGNVIKEGFNVELDNYRNAQENCNNMLIEIETREKERTEIKNLKIKYNKIFGYFIEISNANLKNIDIESLGYIRKQTLSNCERYISEELKKVEDYILNSNSKIEDLELALFQDIKTRTRDYIQDLQKLADRLSDLDVYISLANVSEEFSYVKPIFNSDRSINIVNGRHPIVERMVGDLSYISNDCVFDTKDNVLLITGPNMSGKSTYMRQLALIVILAQIGSYVPCSSANIPIFDKIFTRIGASDDLAGGKSTFMVEMMEAKNALLESTDKSLLIFDEIGRGTSTYDGIALAQSILEYINNNIKCKTLFSTHYHELTKLGKEVAGIKNIHVSAKEDKGELIFLYKVIPGAIEKSYGIHVAKLADLPEEIIDKANVILTNLEKDNEDINTSKINENISNEYKMLSFDLDDNNEKYQYIEKILKELDLFNTTPLAALQVLNDLKNKLIE; this is encoded by the coding sequence GTGATTTTTTTGAAATATACTCCCATGATTGAACAATATCTAAAAATTAAAGAAAATTATAAGGATACTTTTTTATTTTATAGACTAGGTGATTTCTATGAAATGTTTTTTGATGATGCAATAGAAGCATCAAAAATTTTAGAGATAACTTTGACTGGAAGAGATGCAGGAGTAGAATCTAAAATACCTATGTGTGGTGTCCCATTTCACTCTGCTTCTAACTATATTGATGTTTTAGTTAATAATGGTCATAAGGTAGCTATATGTGAACAAGTTTCACAAGCAGGACAAGGCAAAATTGTTGAAAGAAAAGTTGTTCAAGTTATAACACCTGGGACATACATGAACTATAAAAATTTAGATGAAAATAATTATATAGGTTGTGTTTATTTTTTTGATAATAAATATTATTTAGTCTTTATAGATATTATGACTGGGGATAGTAGGGGCACAGTATTAAATAATATTGATGATTTACTTGATGAAATATTAAAAAATAATATAAAAGAAATTTTAAATATTAATATAGAAAATTTGACTTTAAGAAATTTATATATAACTAGAATAAATTTAGATAAAGATTTACATTTTAGTAAAACAGAACTTATTTCTGATAATTATTTAAAAATTTCTGCTAATAACTTGCTAAAATATATAGAAGAAACCCAAAATATGAATGTAGACAACATAAAAGATTTTGAAGTATACTTTAAAAATAACTACGTTTATATGACTAATTATTCTATAAAAAATTTAGAAGTTACAAGAAATATGGCAAACGGTTCTAAAAAAGGTTCTCTTTTAAGCGTTATTGATAGAACAAAAACAGCTACGGGAGCTAGAAAAATAAAAAAATGGCTAGAAAATCCCTTAATTAATTTAGAAGAAATTATAAATCGCCAAAATATTATTACAGATTTTATTGAAAATTATTTTGAAAGAATGGAAATTCAAAACTTTTTAAAAAAAGTTTATGATTTAGAAAGAATAGCGACAAAAATTTCTTATAATATTGTTTCGCCTAAAGACCTAGTTAATTTGAAAACTACCTTAGAAAAAATACCAGAGATAAAAAATATTCTTTCTAGTATTAAATCTGATAATATAACAAGATTAAATAATAAAATTTTTGAACTAGATAACTTAAAAGAATACTTACAAAAAGCAATAAGTGATAATGCTGGTCAAACAGTAAAGAGTGGTAATGTAATAAAAGAAGGTTTTAATGTAGAATTAGATAATTATAGAAACGCTCAAGAAAATTGTAATAATATGCTTATAGAAATAGAAACTAGAGAGAAAGAGCGTACAGAAATAAAAAATTTAAAAATTAAATACAATAAAATTTTCGGTTATTTTATAGAAATATCTAATGCAAATTTAAAAAATATTGATATAGAAAGTTTGGGTTATATTAGAAAACAAACACTTTCTAATTGTGAAAGATATATATCAGAAGAACTTAAAAAGGTTGAAGATTACATATTAAATTCAAATTCTAAAATTGAAGATTTAGAATTAGCATTATTTCAAGATATAAAAACAAGGACAAGAGATTATATCCAAGATTTACAAAAACTTGCAGATAGACTTAGCGATTTAGATGTATATATTTCTCTTGCCAATGTTTCAGAAGAATTTTCTTATGTGAAGCCTATTTTTAATAGTGATAGAAGTATAAATATAGTTAATGGTAGACATCCTATAGTAGAAAGAATGGTAGGAGATTTATCTTATATTAGCAATGATTGTGTTTTTGATACTAAAGATAATGTTTTATTAATTACAGGTCCGAATATGTCTGGTAAGTCAACATATATGAGGCAATTAGCATTAATAGTAATTCTTGCACAAATAGGTTCTTATGTTCCATGTAGTAGTGCAAATATACCAATATTTGATAAAATATTTACAAGAATTGGGGCATCTGATGACTTAGCTGGTGGAAAATCAACTTTTATGGTTGAAATGATGGAAGCTAAAAATGCCTTGCTTGAATCAACTGACAAATCCTTATTAATATTTGATGAAATAGGTAGAGGAACATCAACATACGACGGTATTGCACTAGCACAATCTATCTTAGAATATATTAATAATAATATAAAGTGTAAAACTTTATTTTCAACTCATTATCATGAATTGACGAAATTAGGAAAAGAGGTAGCAGGAATTAAAAATATTCACGTTTCAGCTAAAGAAGATAAGGGAGAACTCATATTTTTATACAAGGTGATACCAGGAGCAATAGAAAAAAGTTACGGGATTCATGTTGCTAAATTAGCTGATTTGCCAGAAGAAATTATAGATAAAGCAAATGTAATATTAACAAACTTAGAAAAAGATAACGAAGATATTAATACTTCTAAGATAAATGAAAATATTTCTAATGAATACAAGATGTTATCATTTGATTTAGATGATAATAATGAAAAATATCAGTATATCGAAAAAATATTAAAAGAATTAGATTTGTTTAACACAACGCCATTAGCCGCATTACAAGTGTTAAATGATTTGAAAAATAAATTAATTGAATAA
- a CDS encoding FtsW/RodA/SpoVE family cell cycle protein — MKKFILEKSNISLLILYFLLSFISISSIFFAEYINEKTPTLFLKQLVFYIVSFFLIYLIQKISISTYEKMSILFYLFTTVILVLLIFAPESIAPTINGAKAWFNFEILTIQPSEFAKISTLAILSYLIIQEHFKKISDIAKLLELGIIISIPLILIIKENDLGNGLYFIFLFLALVFLVCSRSKTLFIIYSSILGFIASIILLAIYFPTFLSNIGIKPYQLKRLLSWLRPEDFTYNFSYQITQVLNEMSTAGLYGSFSKNINYIDEQFNDFIFSVIAKIYGFAGATIFIFIYFIFLYKIIRISKKCQHGNFSYYFILLTVFSFSFQFIINTYSSTGLIPVIGVSLPFISYGGSSLIANSILFGIILKINNTIYKELAEDEENEEYIDY; from the coding sequence TTGAAAAAGTTTATTTTAGAAAAAAGTAATATCTCTTTATTAATACTTTATTTTTTACTATCCTTTATAAGCATAAGTTCAATATTTTTTGCTGAATATATTAATGAAAAAACTCCAACCTTATTTTTAAAACAACTTGTATTTTATATTGTAAGTTTCTTCTTAATATATCTTATACAAAAAATTTCTATATCAACATACGAGAAAATGAGTATTTTATTTTATCTATTTACAACAGTTATTCTTGTTTTATTAATATTTGCACCTGAATCAATAGCTCCTACAATAAATGGAGCAAAGGCTTGGTTTAACTTCGAAATATTAACCATTCAACCGTCTGAATTTGCAAAAATATCAACACTTGCTATTTTAAGTTACTTAATAATACAAGAACATTTTAAAAAAATTTCTGATATTGCCAAACTACTTGAACTAGGTATTATAATATCTATTCCATTAATTCTTATCATTAAAGAAAATGATTTAGGTAATGGATTATACTTTATATTTTTATTTTTAGCACTAGTCTTTTTAGTTTGCAGTAGAAGTAAAACACTATTTATTATATATAGCAGCATTTTAGGATTTATAGCTTCAATAATATTGCTTGCAATTTATTTTCCTACTTTTTTAAGTAATATAGGAATAAAACCATATCAATTAAAAAGATTATTGTCATGGTTAAGACCAGAAGATTTTACCTATAATTTTTCATATCAAATAACTCAAGTTCTTAATGAAATGTCTACTGCTGGTCTTTATGGTAGTTTTTCAAAAAATATCAACTATATAGACGAGCAATTTAATGATTTCATTTTTTCTGTAATTGCTAAAATTTATGGTTTTGCAGGTGCTACAATTTTTATTTTTATATATTTTATATTTTTATACAAAATAATAAGAATTTCTAAAAAATGTCAACACGGCAATTTTAGTTACTATTTTATTTTACTAACTGTCTTTAGTTTCAGTTTTCAATTCATAATAAACACATATTCATCAACAGGATTAATACCTGTTATCGGTGTTAGCTTACCCTTTATAAGCTACGGAGGAAGTTCACTTATAGCTAATTCTATATTATTTGGTATTATTTTAAAGATAAATAATACTATCTACAAAGAATTAGCTGAAGATGAAGAAAACGAAGAATATATTGATTATTAA
- a CDS encoding M42 family metallopeptidase encodes MENSIKIFKELTDLDATSGFESEVANYLIENLSPYVDRIERDNLGGVYAYKDSKNPKSKTVLIAAHMDEVGFMITKILSNGFLKFEPLGGFREDVLLSQKFTITNYHGEKFVGVIPSIPKHFVGGSQQSVKISEMTLDIGASSENEVREWGINEGAFATPRTEFERLSQYRLMAKAFDNRYGCVMIVDLLKELNNIELDFNLVVCATVQEEVGLRGAKIAANKVQPDLCLVVDCSPANDMDGNKNSNGRLGEGFLVRLMDRTMVLRANLREKIVSLAKDNNIKYQYFTSPGGTDGGAIHKSLLGIPTAVIGICGRYIHTHNSIIDIRDYLSAKEIIKKVLTSVDEKFISEICL; translated from the coding sequence ATGGAGAATTCAATAAAAATTTTTAAAGAATTAACAGATTTAGATGCAACATCAGGATTTGAAAGTGAAGTAGCAAATTATTTAATTGAAAATTTAAGTCCTTATGTTGACAGGATAGAAAGAGATAATTTAGGCGGAGTATACGCATATAAAGATTCAAAAAATCCTAAGTCAAAAACAGTTTTAATTGCTGCCCATATGGATGAAGTAGGATTTATGATAACAAAAATATTATCTAATGGGTTTTTAAAATTTGAACCTTTAGGTGGTTTTAGAGAAGATGTATTACTTTCACAAAAATTCACTATAACTAATTATCACGGAGAAAAATTTGTAGGAGTTATTCCGTCTATACCTAAACATTTTGTAGGAGGAAGTCAGCAATCAGTAAAAATTAGTGAAATGACATTAGACATAGGTGCAAGTTCTGAAAATGAAGTTAGGGAATGGGGTATTAATGAGGGAGCATTCGCTACACCTAGAACAGAATTTGAACGCTTATCACAATATCGTTTAATGGCAAAAGCATTTGATAATAGATACGGTTGTGTCATGATAGTAGACTTATTAAAAGAATTAAATAATATTGAATTAGACTTTAATTTAGTAGTCTGTGCTACTGTTCAAGAAGAAGTAGGTTTGCGTGGAGCAAAAATTGCTGCTAATAAAGTTCAACCAGATTTATGTTTAGTTGTTGACTGTAGTCCTGCAAATGATATGGACGGCAACAAAAATTCAAACGGGAGACTAGGAGAAGGATTTTTAGTAAGACTTATGGATAGAACTATGGTATTAAGAGCTAACCTTAGAGAAAAAATAGTTAGTTTAGCTAAAGACAATAATATAAAATATCAGTATTTTACATCTCCTGGTGGAACAGATGGTGGAGCAATACATAAATCACTTTTAGGTATTCCAACAGCTGTGATAGGAATATGTGGTAGATATATTCATACACACAATTCAATAATTGATATTAGAGATTACTTATCAGCTAAAGAAATAATAAAAAAAGTTTTAACGTCTGTTGATGAAAAATTCATTTCTGAAATTTGCTTGTAA
- a CDS encoding 2-oxoacid:ferredoxin oxidoreductase subunit beta: MVTLKNYRNDVKPDWCPGCGDFSVLAGINKAVVGLGIEPHNLVISAGIGCSGKISGYTRAYGVQGLHGRSLPVAQGIKLANKDLTVVAMGGDGDGYAIGLNHAIHAMRRNINITYVVMDNQLYALTKSQASPRSDLGFVTTTTLDGSLDTPISPMKIALSADVTFVAQAFTGNMKQLVNILEQAIAHEGFSLVNVFSPCHTYNYKNTPKWFKENLTELDSLENYDYTNKYEAYRILDEYNDLVTGIIYKNDNKKAFEQNLSENEGFKSISKQDISFDEKIFTILCDEFR, encoded by the coding sequence ATGGTTACATTAAAAAATTATAGAAATGATGTTAAACCTGATTGGTGTCCAGGCTGTGGAGATTTTTCTGTCCTTGCTGGTATAAATAAGGCAGTAGTAGGTTTAGGAATAGAACCACATAATTTGGTAATTTCTGCTGGTATAGGTTGCTCAGGGAAAATTAGTGGTTACACTAGAGCTTATGGAGTACAAGGATTACATGGAAGGTCTCTGCCTGTGGCACAAGGAATAAAGTTAGCAAATAAAGATTTGACAGTTGTTGCTATGGGAGGTGATGGAGATGGTTATGCTATCGGCTTAAATCACGCTATTCATGCAATGCGTAGGAATATCAACATTACTTATGTAGTTATGGATAATCAACTTTATGCTTTGACAAAATCTCAGGCTTCTCCAAGGTCTGATTTAGGTTTTGTAACAACAACTACCTTAGACGGTTCATTAGATACCCCTATATCTCCTATGAAAATTGCTCTTTCAGCTGATGTGACTTTCGTAGCCCAAGCATTTACTGGTAATATGAAACAACTAGTAAATATTTTAGAGCAAGCTATCGCTCATGAGGGCTTTTCTCTTGTTAATGTATTTAGTCCTTGCCATACTTATAATTATAAGAATACTCCTAAGTGGTTTAAAGAAAATTTAACAGAATTAGATAGTCTTGAAAATTATGATTATACTAATAAGTATGAAGCATACAGAATTTTAGATGAGTATAATGATTTAGTTACAGGTATAATATATAAAAACGATAATAAAAAAGCTTTCGAACAAAATTTAAGTGAAAATGAAGGATTTAAATCCATATCAAAACAAGATATATCTTTTGACGAGAAAATTTTTACTATCTTGTGTGATGAATTTAGATAA